The Streptomyces sp. Je 1-332 genome has a window encoding:
- a CDS encoding LCP family protein → MGRSSVRGEGARQRVPHASDHGLEGGPPHEGGEPSASGGRRGRSRGGGGSGSRAPRPRRRILRWSATILSVLILGTAGAGYLWYQHLNDNLETDDLNLGEHRAPEPTPNAAGQTPLNILLIGSDARDSKENQKLGGAKETFGGKPLADVQMLLHLSADRTNMSVISMPRDTLVDIPKCTDPDGGKVYEASTQRTMTNQTLGRGGPGCTVATWEKLTNIHINHFMEVDFAGVVSMADAIGGVPVCVDANIHSRDSQGHGSGLKLEKGTTAIKGEQALQWLRTRYGFDDGSDISRAKAQHMYMNSLVRELRNNAGLSSPNKLRRLAETATSALKVDDGLGTVKKLYDLSNELKKVSPERTTMTTMPFEYVGARVIPKPGDAEQLFRLVRDDIALDGKGKKKPAEEKLSDDPAAADDAIAVQVRNGTRTDFEPPVSGRASAVTQVLAGKGFTKAAADTTTALAEEKTVIRFPSADLEGDAQRVAKSLGMKLSSVKKSTDVSGVTLIVGADWREGNAPPRSKQDDKTPDSAEALNGSDKKACMHVDPKFTWK, encoded by the coding sequence ATGGGGAGAAGCAGCGTGCGTGGGGAGGGGGCGCGACAACGCGTCCCGCACGCCAGTGATCATGGCCTGGAAGGAGGCCCGCCGCACGAGGGAGGGGAGCCCTCGGCGAGCGGCGGGCGCCGCGGGCGTAGCCGTGGGGGCGGCGGCAGCGGCAGCCGGGCACCGCGTCCCAGACGGCGGATACTCCGCTGGTCGGCAACGATCCTTTCGGTACTGATACTTGGCACGGCCGGCGCCGGATATCTCTGGTACCAGCATCTGAACGACAACCTGGAGACGGACGACCTGAACCTCGGCGAGCACCGGGCCCCCGAGCCCACGCCGAACGCGGCGGGCCAGACCCCGCTGAACATCCTGCTGATCGGTTCGGACGCGCGGGACTCCAAGGAGAACCAGAAGCTCGGCGGCGCCAAGGAGACGTTCGGGGGCAAGCCGCTCGCCGACGTCCAGATGCTGCTCCACCTGTCGGCCGACCGTACGAACATGTCGGTCATCAGCATGCCGCGCGACACCCTGGTGGACATCCCCAAGTGCACCGACCCGGACGGCGGCAAGGTCTACGAGGCCTCGACGCAGCGGACGATGACAAATCAGACGCTCGGCCGGGGCGGTCCCGGCTGCACGGTCGCCACCTGGGAGAAGCTCACCAACATCCACATCAACCACTTCATGGAGGTGGACTTCGCGGGTGTGGTCTCCATGGCCGACGCCATCGGCGGCGTACCGGTCTGTGTGGACGCCAACATCCACTCGCGCGACAGCCAGGGTCACGGCTCCGGTCTGAAGCTGGAGAAAGGCACCACGGCCATCAAGGGCGAGCAGGCCCTGCAGTGGCTGCGCACTCGTTACGGCTTCGACGACGGCAGCGACATCAGCCGCGCCAAGGCCCAGCACATGTACATGAACTCGCTCGTGCGCGAGCTGCGGAACAACGCCGGCCTGAGCAGCCCCAACAAGCTGCGCAGGCTCGCCGAGACGGCCACCAGCGCACTCAAGGTCGACGACGGCCTCGGCACGGTGAAGAAGCTCTACGACCTCAGCAACGAGCTCAAGAAGGTCTCGCCGGAGCGGACCACGATGACGACCATGCCGTTCGAGTACGTGGGCGCGCGCGTCATCCCCAAGCCGGGCGACGCCGAGCAGCTCTTCCGCCTCGTACGCGACGACATCGCGCTGGACGGCAAGGGCAAGAAGAAGCCCGCGGAGGAGAAGCTCTCGGACGACCCGGCAGCCGCGGACGACGCGATCGCCGTGCAGGTGCGGAACGGCACCCGCACGGACTTCGAACCGCCGGTCAGCGGGCGGGCGAGCGCGGTGACGCAAGTCCTCGCGGGCAAGGGCTTCACCAAGGCGGCAGCCGACACGACGACGGCTCTCGCCGAGGAGAAGACCGTCATCCGGTTCCCCAGCGCCGACCTGGAGGGCGACGCCCAGCGGGTCGCCAAGTCCCTTGGCATGAAGCTGAGTTCGGTGAAGAAGTCGACGGACGTCTCCGGGGTCACCCTGATCGTCGGCGCCGACTGGCGGGAGGGGAACGCTCCCCCCAGGTCGAAGCAGGACGACAAGACGCCGGACTCGGCCGAGGCGCTCAACGGCTCGGACAAGAAGGCGTGCATGCACGTGGACCCGAAGTTCACCTGGAAGTGA